A stretch of Nocardia fluminea DNA encodes these proteins:
- a CDS encoding NAD(P)H-dependent flavin oxidoreductase — protein MSEQTLSTQWSRSLGLRVPVVNAPMGGAAGGRLAAAVSAAGGLGMIGMGSVGSVAALRRELAVAGAPDGIGLVDWVRARETGLLEAAIAAGPRIISVSFGTDFSWVPQVRAAGILAVTQVYDAPGAHRAQDAGIDILVARGSEGGGHGADRLALLPLLDAVLDIATVPVLAAGGIGSGRTLAAVLAAGAAGAWLGTCLAAAEESLLPESARLAMLAADSSSTTVTTAFDEALDLPWPPIYPARVLRNEFTDPWSRPEVDDVPDADRLRAAIEADDPRLAPVDAGQGVGLVTHVEPAAAIIDRLCGHAAELLAARRE, from the coding sequence ATGTCAGAGCAGACGCTGTCGACACAGTGGTCACGATCGCTGGGGCTGCGGGTGCCAGTGGTGAACGCGCCGATGGGCGGCGCGGCCGGTGGACGGCTCGCGGCGGCGGTGAGCGCGGCCGGTGGGCTCGGGATGATCGGCATGGGCAGCGTGGGGTCGGTGGCGGCGTTGCGTCGCGAGCTGGCTGTCGCCGGAGCGCCGGACGGGATCGGGCTCGTCGACTGGGTCCGCGCCCGCGAGACCGGGCTGCTCGAGGCGGCGATCGCCGCGGGCCCACGGATCATCTCGGTCAGTTTCGGCACGGATTTCTCCTGGGTCCCCCAGGTGCGGGCGGCGGGCATCCTCGCTGTCACCCAGGTGTACGACGCGCCGGGCGCTCACCGCGCTCAGGACGCGGGTATCGACATTCTGGTGGCGCGCGGCAGCGAGGGCGGCGGCCACGGCGCCGACCGGCTGGCGTTGTTGCCGCTGCTCGACGCCGTCCTCGACATCGCGACCGTGCCGGTCCTGGCCGCCGGTGGTATCGGCTCCGGACGCACGCTCGCGGCAGTGCTCGCTGCGGGAGCGGCGGGCGCATGGCTGGGGACCTGCCTGGCCGCCGCCGAGGAATCACTGCTGCCCGAATCCGCCCGCCTCGCCATGCTCGCCGCCGACTCCAGCAGCACCACCGTCACCACCGCGTTCGACGAGGCGCTCGATCTGCCCTGGCCACCGATCTATCCGGCGCGGGTCCTGCGCAACGAGTTCACGGATCCGTGGTCGCGGCCCGAGGTCGACGACGTACCGGACGCGGACCGGCTTCGGGCCGCGATCGAGGCCGATGATCCCCGGCTCGCGCCAGTGGATGCGGGTCAGGGCGTCGGATTGGTGACCCATGTCGAGCCTGCGGCGGCCATCATCGACCGGCTGTGCGGGCACGCGGCCGAGCTGCTGGCAGCACGCCGCGAGTAG
- a CDS encoding TetR/AcrR family transcriptional regulator, protein MGKKGAETRCKLIRATRSLIETQGYFGAGLNQIVQESGAPRGSLYFHFPGGKDELVAAALAESGTDIATIIRTVEATDARDFARKMVNLLGDQLEASNWTIGCPVAAVALDTASTNDAVQQACSATYQFWEEAIRERLIGFGHPEPERITMVALALIEGGLVLARTHRSRRPLQHLSDTIDVLI, encoded by the coding sequence GTGGGCAAAAAGGGAGCCGAAACGCGGTGCAAGTTGATCAGGGCGACGCGGTCACTGATCGAAACGCAGGGCTACTTCGGCGCCGGACTCAACCAGATCGTGCAGGAGAGCGGCGCGCCACGCGGGTCGCTGTACTTCCACTTCCCCGGCGGCAAGGACGAACTGGTGGCGGCGGCGCTCGCCGAGAGCGGTACCGACATCGCGACGATCATTCGTACGGTCGAGGCGACGGACGCGCGAGACTTCGCGCGCAAGATGGTGAACCTGCTGGGTGATCAGCTGGAAGCGTCGAACTGGACCATCGGGTGCCCGGTGGCAGCCGTCGCTTTGGACACCGCGTCGACCAACGATGCCGTGCAGCAAGCTTGTTCGGCGACCTATCAGTTCTGGGAGGAAGCGATCCGCGAACGGCTGATCGGTTTCGGCCATCCCGAACCCGAACGGATCACGATGGTCGCGCTCGCCCTGATCGAAGGCGGACTGGTGCTGGCCCGGACCCATCGCTCTCGCCGGCCTCTGCAACATCTCTCCGACACCATCGACGTATTGATCTGA
- a CDS encoding alpha/beta fold hydrolase translates to MAHTDSIVFGAAGFIGRSLVAELLRNGNTVTAALRAGSQDRLRTWLDGQSVDTAGLTVTTTDIGEPDLALGDTVAGVRDVYNAAALMKFGLDADVARRVNLDGAVHVLEWAARQPDLRRVVHITGYRAADDGGNQDYGNGAYEASKVEADGLLRRIATERGIPLTMANPAGVLGPGQYFGLSDIIDNLWQGRLPALPGSADTFVPVVDLDYVARFIVGLPTQPDTVGRSYPLLDAATPVLPELIRLVADHLHVAAPRFTLPTALVRRLPRAVTHADPEALSFLSSDRYDTSESDVIARRLGISHPPVDELLHTYADGIVAGRNGTVTPTPRSGFRDGTWLVGERTDPEYVLLHGIPLDSESWSDVVRELDAPTLAADLPGLGRSAVSAQSTGDWMEELMAPVRTRPVIVGHSLGAWAAIEFALRHPDRVSRLVLIAPAFLQQPASRLTRSPLAAEVVKRMSVTTAAARLGIPEGPTIASALAALRRPGVAQRTWAALRAAGASRDELAAKLSRVTVPVDIIVGSDDPLIEPTDRPVTTITGTGHYPQLTHPDLVARVLRGESLSAAPQDAATSGSR, encoded by the coding sequence ATGGCTCATACCGACTCCATAGTTTTCGGCGCTGCCGGGTTCATCGGCCGCTCGCTGGTCGCCGAACTGCTGCGAAACGGCAACACCGTCACCGCCGCGCTGCGTGCGGGCAGCCAGGATCGCCTGCGGACCTGGCTCGACGGGCAGAGTGTCGACACCGCGGGCTTGACCGTCACCACTACGGACATCGGCGAACCGGATCTCGCGCTGGGTGACACCGTCGCAGGGGTGCGCGATGTGTACAATGCGGCCGCGCTGATGAAATTCGGACTGGATGCGGACGTGGCGCGCCGGGTCAACCTCGACGGGGCGGTGCACGTGCTGGAATGGGCCGCACGACAACCGGATCTGCGGCGCGTCGTCCACATCACCGGCTATCGCGCCGCCGATGACGGGGGGAATCAGGACTACGGCAACGGCGCGTACGAGGCGTCGAAGGTCGAGGCCGATGGGCTGTTGCGGCGGATCGCGACCGAGCGCGGCATCCCGCTGACCATGGCCAATCCCGCCGGCGTGCTCGGGCCCGGCCAGTACTTCGGACTCTCCGACATCATCGACAATCTCTGGCAGGGGCGACTGCCCGCACTGCCGGGCTCGGCCGATACCTTCGTGCCGGTTGTCGATCTCGACTACGTGGCCCGGTTCATCGTCGGACTGCCCACCCAACCCGATACCGTCGGCAGGTCCTATCCGCTGCTGGATGCCGCGACTCCCGTACTGCCCGAACTGATTCGGCTCGTCGCCGATCATCTGCACGTCGCGGCGCCGCGCTTCACACTGCCGACCGCGCTGGTCCGTCGGCTGCCCCGGGCAGTGACGCACGCCGATCCCGAAGCGCTGTCGTTCCTCAGCAGCGACCGGTACGACACCAGTGAAAGTGACGTCATCGCACGGCGTCTGGGCATCAGCCATCCGCCGGTCGACGAACTGCTGCACACCTACGCCGACGGGATCGTCGCCGGCCGCAACGGCACCGTCACACCCACACCTCGCTCCGGATTCCGTGACGGGACCTGGCTGGTCGGTGAGCGAACCGACCCGGAATATGTGCTGTTGCACGGCATTCCGCTCGACAGCGAATCATGGTCCGACGTGGTGCGGGAATTGGACGCCCCCACACTGGCGGCCGATCTTCCCGGACTCGGGCGCTCGGCGGTGTCCGCACAGTCGACCGGTGACTGGATGGAGGAACTGATGGCGCCGGTGCGGACGCGTCCGGTCATCGTCGGTCATTCGCTGGGCGCCTGGGCCGCAATCGAATTCGCGCTGCGCCATCCTGATCGGGTGTCCCGACTGGTACTGATCGCACCCGCTTTTCTCCAGCAGCCGGCCTCCCGGCTCACGCGCTCGCCCCTCGCGGCCGAGGTCGTCAAGCGGATGTCCGTCACGACAGCGGCCGCGCGACTCGGCATTCCGGAAGGTCCTACCATCGCTTCCGCTCTCGCGGCGCTGCGACGGCCCGGTGTTGCCCAGCGCACTTGGGCGGCTCTGCGCGCAGCCGGTGCGTCGCGAGACGAACTCGCCGCCAAGCTGTCCCGGGTCACGGTTCCCGTCGACATCATCGTCGGCTCGGACGATCCACTGATCGAGCCGACCGATCGGCCGGTCACCACGATCACCGGCACCGGGCACTACCCGCAATTGACCCATCCGGACCTGGTCGCGCGTGTACTGCGGGGTGAATCCCTCTCCGCTGCACCGCAAGACGCCGCGACGAGCGGCAGCCGCTAG
- a CDS encoding CocE/NonD family hydrolase, whose amino-acid sequence MRLGGVVARAVAGVALVLGMVAPATAEPVTVAYTWTQEYFTAPDGTRLHADVLRPPGVAADARTPVLLTASPYRAHLAYLSQPRPGGGPSTDNLPVEWALRAGYTYVIVDLRGFGGSNGCPDFGGPGERSDVAAAVEWAASRPWSTGRVGVVGTSYEGWTGMMALAAKPKGLAAVAAFEPVVDPYSYLYMQGTAWKFGGKPLTEDGIRPADTAGAEHLAIASTPAHPDDGDEYKANALQMTQDCASRYLALTTDHNGANPDWRERDMVEAVRGNTTPMFLGQSFLDSNTRADRIIEAWEGRGPGEHRAWFGQWGHSDCREKCGTPHFASELYAFLNKHVAGAAVEVPGPPVTVGQFDGGWRGETVWPPTDARRVSVALRTGTFSDRGLLPGADREIWSISAPVTEPVHLAGRATATLALTGPPEATVALELYDIAPDGRATVITRGIAPVRAESGIRLLWQDARLATGHRLGVRITNAVDDVWSHTPTDATVTVASARLDLPLLTTPRELDLPGGVPIWHARWRTEETITLQPHMLNDPALRIELTAPTG is encoded by the coding sequence GTGCGATTGGGTGGTGTGGTGGCTCGGGCGGTGGCCGGTGTGGCGTTGGTGCTCGGGATGGTGGCGCCGGCGACGGCTGAGCCGGTGACTGTGGCCTACACGTGGACGCAGGAGTATTTCACCGCGCCCGACGGGACTCGGCTGCATGCCGATGTTCTTCGGCCGCCGGGGGTGGCCGCCGACGCGCGGACTCCGGTGCTGCTGACCGCCAGTCCGTACCGGGCGCACCTGGCGTATCTGTCCCAGCCTCGGCCCGGTGGTGGGCCCTCGACCGACAACTTGCCGGTCGAGTGGGCGCTGCGGGCGGGATACACGTATGTGATCGTCGATCTGCGCGGGTTCGGTGGGTCCAACGGATGCCCGGATTTCGGTGGCCCGGGGGAGCGGTCGGATGTGGCGGCGGCGGTGGAGTGGGCGGCGAGCAGGCCGTGGTCGACGGGCCGGGTCGGTGTCGTCGGCACGTCCTATGAGGGCTGGACCGGGATGATGGCGCTGGCCGCGAAGCCGAAGGGGCTGGCGGCGGTGGCGGCATTCGAACCGGTCGTCGATCCGTACTCGTACCTCTACATGCAGGGCACGGCGTGGAAGTTCGGCGGAAAACCGTTGACCGAGGACGGCATTCGTCCCGCCGACACCGCGGGCGCGGAGCACCTGGCCATCGCCTCGACCCCCGCCCATCCCGACGACGGCGACGAGTACAAGGCCAACGCCCTTCAGATGACCCAGGACTGCGCCTCCCGCTATCTCGCCCTCACCACCGATCACAACGGCGCCAACCCGGATTGGCGCGAGCGCGACATGGTCGAGGCCGTCCGCGGCAACACCACCCCGATGTTCCTCGGCCAGAGTTTCCTCGACTCCAACACCCGTGCCGACCGCATCATCGAAGCATGGGAAGGCAGGGGCCCCGGCGAACATCGCGCCTGGTTCGGCCAATGGGGCCACTCGGACTGCCGAGAAAAGTGCGGCACACCCCATTTCGCCTCGGAACTCTACGCATTTCTGAACAAACACGTGGCCGGCGCCGCTGTCGAGGTACCGGGCCCGCCGGTGACCGTCGGCCAGTTCGACGGTGGCTGGCGCGGGGAAACCGTCTGGCCGCCGACGGATGCGCGGCGCGTATCCGTCGCGTTGCGCACCGGCACCTTCAGCGATCGTGGTCTGTTGCCCGGCGCGGACCGGGAAATCTGGTCGATCTCGGCACCGGTCACCGAGCCCGTGCACCTCGCGGGCCGCGCCACCGCCACGCTGGCCCTCACCGGCCCGCCGGAAGCGACTGTCGCGCTGGAGCTTTACGACATCGCCCCCGACGGCCGCGCCACCGTCATCACCCGCGGTATCGCCCCGGTCCGCGCCGAATCCGGGATCCGGCTGCTCTGGCAGGACGCCCGCCTGGCCACCGGCCACCGGCTGGGCGTCCGGATCACCAACGCGGTCGACGACGTGTGGTCGCACACGCCGACCGACGCGACCGTCACCGTCGCTTCGGCCCGCCTCGACCTACCCCTGCTCACCACTCCGCGGGAACTGGATCTTCCCGGCGGCGTCCCCATCTGGCACGCGCGGTGGCGAACCGAGGAAACCATTACGCTCCAGCCGCATATGCTGAACGACCCCGCGCTGCGGATCGAACTCACGGCTCCGACCGGGTGA
- a CDS encoding Rossmann-fold NAD(P)-binding domain-containing protein has product MANLQTAYHLARELAPRDITVNAFDPGLMPGTGLARDASAVQRLGWKTIARALVVLPGVRRPRGSGADLAWLVAAPDREGITGQYLVGRTPVRSSVASYDEPAQQALYRDSVELLAEMDAEADR; this is encoded by the coding sequence TTGGCGAACCTCCAGACCGCCTACCACCTCGCTCGCGAATTGGCCCCACGCGATATCACGGTGAACGCGTTCGACCCGGGCCTGATGCCTGGAACCGGACTGGCCAGGGACGCGAGTGCTGTTCAGCGGCTGGGCTGGAAGACGATCGCCCGCGCCCTTGTCGTACTCCCCGGTGTTCGCAGGCCGCGTGGGTCCGGCGCCGATCTCGCCTGGCTGGTCGCGGCACCGGACCGCGAGGGAATCACCGGTCAGTATCTGGTGGGCCGCACACCGGTCCGCTCGTCGGTGGCGTCTTATGACGAACCGGCGCAGCAGGCGCTCTACCGGGACAGTGTGGAGTTGCTCGCTGAGATGGATGCCGAGGCGGATCGCTGA